One region of Bdellovibrio bacteriovorus genomic DNA includes:
- a CDS encoding cyclic nucleotide-binding domain-containing protein yields MGQEKKNTFLIVSGDKTRIQRCTDILTRNFPNCTVFHGSEWFETKYKLDNVHPKAILIDEYLPKGSGFDIVSKILKEKNNDDISIVIMSYVADHDIFHHEVNSGRIQFLTEPDREQAVIDCISKIVSPKKQENPQQQYELKQLQPGEVLFKEGDRTELAYIVKKGSLRAYCLDNEGDRIMLGEIMAGEFVGEMGHFNQDPRSATVEAITEVELIAIPNSAIENVIFTRPSWAKALVKTLSQRLKKANKALTG; encoded by the coding sequence ATGGGGCAGGAAAAAAAGAACACGTTCTTGATCGTCAGCGGAGATAAAACGCGCATCCAGCGTTGCACCGATATTCTAACCCGCAATTTTCCAAACTGCACAGTCTTTCACGGATCTGAGTGGTTTGAGACCAAGTACAAACTGGACAACGTTCATCCCAAGGCCATTCTGATAGATGAGTATCTCCCTAAAGGTTCGGGTTTTGATATCGTCAGCAAGATTTTAAAAGAAAAAAATAATGACGACATTTCTATTGTCATCATGTCCTACGTAGCAGATCACGATATCTTCCATCACGAAGTCAACTCGGGCCGCATTCAATTTTTGACGGAACCCGATCGTGAACAAGCCGTGATTGACTGTATTTCAAAAATCGTTTCACCTAAAAAACAAGAAAACCCACAACAGCAATACGAGTTAAAGCAGTTACAACCAGGCGAAGTTCTTTTTAAAGAGGGCGATCGCACCGAACTGGCTTACATCGTGAAAAAAGGCAGCTTGCGCGCTTATTGCCTGGATAACGAAGGCGATCGCATCATGCTGGGTGAAATCATGGCGGGAGAGTTTGTCGGAGAAATGGGTCACTTCAACCAAGATCCACGCTCGGCCACGGTAGAAGCCATCACTGAAGTAGAGCTTATTGCTATTCCTAATAGCGCCATTGAAAATGTGATCTTCACGCGCCCTTCATGGGCTAAGGCGTTGGTGAAAACACTTTCTCAGCGACTTAAGAAAGCCAATAAAGCTTTAACGGGTTAA
- a CDS encoding prolyl oligopeptidase family serine peptidase has product MTLSKYILLLPFLLVACKTNTMQKEMAKPYEAEDKYLWLEEVEGPKALQFAKEENKKTLDHFKKNPLFKTLENDIRKILLAKDRVPGVSLKNGELYNFWQDEKHVRGLWRKTTLESYKTAQPKWDVIIDVDALAKKDGENWVWKGASTLPPHHDRALVYLSRGGKDAVVVREFDMKTKQFIKGGFELPEEKSDVSWKDENTVLVGTNFGPDSMTNSGYPRIVKEWKRGTSLSEAKTKIEGVKEDMSVYGYTQFTPEGTYTFFTKRVGFYEGVDWYELPDGSRVEIPMPHDAEFNGVFKNQFLYLLRSDLGGFKEGSLVALPVDKVGLGKNAHKFLQLIFAPTRTRFLQGVSSSRNYLFLYTIDNVLSKIVKASFEGEKWKLENVELGGNGMAYVTSTEDESDTYLAQYVDFLTPFSTFVGNAADPQNKLELIKKSPERFNPQGLKITRHLATSKDGTKIPYFMVAKENIKLDGKNPTLQYGYGGFEAAMQPGYLGSIGKVWLERGGVYVLTNLRGGGEFGPAWHKAVLKENRYKVYEDNIAISEDLIARGVTTPQHLGISGRSNGGLLTGATFTQRPDLYSAVIVGVPLLDMLRYHKLLAGASWMDEYGNPDDPKMREAILKYSPYQNVKAETKYPEVFFMTSTKDDRVHPGHARKMVAKMREQGHPIFYYENMEGGHAGNANIEQSILWNTLEYTYLWEKLK; this is encoded by the coding sequence ATGACATTATCGAAATACATTCTGCTATTGCCCTTTCTTCTAGTGGCTTGTAAAACCAATACCATGCAAAAAGAAATGGCGAAGCCCTACGAAGCAGAAGACAAGTATCTTTGGTTAGAAGAAGTCGAAGGCCCAAAGGCTTTGCAGTTCGCCAAAGAAGAGAATAAAAAAACTCTAGATCATTTCAAAAAAAATCCTCTGTTCAAAACTTTAGAAAATGATATTCGCAAAATTCTTCTGGCGAAGGATCGCGTTCCAGGCGTCAGCCTTAAGAACGGCGAACTTTATAACTTCTGGCAAGACGAAAAGCATGTCCGCGGCCTTTGGAGAAAAACAACTCTTGAAAGCTACAAAACCGCACAACCCAAGTGGGACGTGATTATAGATGTCGATGCGCTGGCTAAAAAAGATGGCGAAAATTGGGTTTGGAAGGGCGCTTCCACATTACCGCCTCATCATGACAGAGCTTTAGTGTATTTATCTCGAGGCGGTAAGGACGCGGTTGTTGTTCGTGAGTTTGACATGAAGACAAAGCAATTCATCAAAGGGGGCTTCGAGCTTCCCGAAGAAAAAAGTGATGTCTCTTGGAAGGATGAAAACACCGTTTTAGTAGGAACTAATTTTGGTCCCGATTCTATGACGAATTCTGGGTATCCTCGTATTGTCAAAGAATGGAAACGTGGGACTTCTTTAAGCGAAGCCAAAACAAAGATCGAAGGTGTGAAAGAAGACATGTCGGTCTATGGGTACACTCAGTTCACGCCGGAAGGGACCTACACTTTCTTTACAAAACGTGTGGGATTTTACGAAGGTGTGGATTGGTACGAACTTCCTGATGGAAGTCGAGTGGAAATTCCTATGCCTCACGATGCGGAATTTAATGGCGTCTTTAAAAATCAGTTCTTATATCTATTACGTTCCGATCTAGGCGGATTTAAAGAGGGAAGCCTGGTGGCTTTACCCGTGGATAAAGTCGGTTTGGGTAAAAACGCGCATAAATTCTTGCAACTTATATTTGCTCCGACACGGACTCGTTTCCTGCAAGGAGTGTCTTCTTCAAGGAATTACCTTTTCCTGTACACGATTGATAACGTGCTTTCCAAAATCGTGAAGGCGTCATTTGAGGGCGAAAAGTGGAAGCTTGAAAATGTCGAGCTCGGCGGAAATGGGATGGCTTACGTCACTTCAACAGAAGATGAAAGTGATACTTATCTGGCTCAGTACGTAGATTTCTTAACGCCTTTTTCAACCTTCGTGGGAAATGCGGCGGATCCCCAGAATAAATTAGAACTTATTAAAAAGTCTCCAGAAAGATTTAATCCTCAAGGATTGAAAATCACTCGTCATTTGGCGACAAGCAAAGACGGAACCAAAATTCCGTATTTCATGGTGGCCAAAGAAAATATCAAGTTAGATGGAAAGAACCCGACACTTCAGTATGGTTATGGTGGCTTCGAAGCTGCGATGCAACCGGGGTATCTAGGTTCTATTGGCAAAGTGTGGTTAGAGCGTGGCGGCGTTTATGTTCTGACAAATCTTCGTGGTGGAGGAGAATTCGGTCCCGCTTGGCATAAAGCAGTCTTAAAAGAAAATCGTTATAAGGTCTATGAAGACAATATCGCTATTTCCGAGGACTTGATTGCTCGCGGCGTGACGACTCCACAGCATTTAGGAATTTCGGGACGCTCTAACGGAGGCCTTTTAACTGGTGCGACGTTCACCCAACGTCCTGATCTGTACAGTGCGGTGATCGTGGGCGTTCCACTTTTGGATATGCTCCGTTATCACAAGCTTCTAGCTGGTGCGAGTTGGATGGACGAATATGGAAATCCTGATGATCCCAAAATGCGTGAAGCGATTTTAAAATATTCTCCTTATCAAAACGTGAAGGCCGAAACGAAGTATCCGGAAGTCTTTTTTATGACCAGTACAAAAGACGATCGCGTGCATCCAGGCCATGCCAGAAAAATGGTGGCTAAGATGCGCGAACAGGGTCATCCGATTTTCTATTACGAAAATATGGAAGGCGGGCATGCCGGAAACGCCAATATCGAACAAAGTATTCTTTGGAACACCTTAGAGTACACTTATCTCTGGGAGAAACTGAAATAG
- a CDS encoding S1 family peptidase, which yields MNKTFLISLSFLALTACAPQNDISTIQSPDTAIVGGDKVEANTAIGRSTVGIYEAKLGYICSGTLVAKNLVLTAAHCVDPKAKDLVVFFAQEMKKASQDQLRRVTGAIVHPDYTEEMKEADMADLALIRFEGEAAPGFVPAPILFDGGHLYNGTKTIVAGYGLSWTIALKRGAGTLRTTELKIDKAQYSRTEAMLGQSVRKGICSGDSGGPAYLEINGRLHVWGVASRGDSLPGFLTPKCMLFSVFTRVDAYQTWITDSMAELSR from the coding sequence ATGAACAAGACATTTCTTATTTCTCTTTCATTCTTGGCGCTCACTGCATGTGCTCCACAGAATGATATTTCAACGATCCAATCTCCTGACACAGCTATTGTAGGTGGCGATAAAGTCGAAGCGAACACCGCTATCGGTCGTAGCACTGTAGGAATTTACGAAGCAAAATTGGGATATATTTGCTCAGGAACTCTTGTTGCTAAGAATTTAGTCCTGACTGCTGCGCACTGTGTGGACCCGAAAGCCAAGGACCTTGTTGTCTTCTTCGCGCAAGAAATGAAAAAGGCTTCTCAAGATCAACTTCGTCGCGTCACAGGAGCGATTGTTCACCCTGACTATACAGAAGAAATGAAAGAAGCGGATATGGCAGATCTTGCATTAATTCGCTTTGAAGGCGAAGCAGCTCCAGGATTTGTTCCTGCACCGATCTTGTTTGATGGTGGACATCTTTATAACGGCACAAAAACTATTGTTGCTGGTTATGGTTTAAGCTGGACCATTGCGCTTAAGCGTGGCGCCGGAACTTTAAGAACAACCGAATTAAAAATTGATAAGGCCCAATATTCTCGCACGGAAGCGATGTTGGGTCAGTCTGTGCGCAAAGGTATTTGCAGCGGAGACTCTGGCGGGCCTGCTTACCTTGAGATCAACGGACGTTTGCATGTGTGGGGCGTAGCTAGTCGTGGTGACTCATTGCCTGGATTCTTAACTCCAAAGTGCATGCTCTTTTCCGTGTTCACTCGGGTTGATGCTTATCAAACTTGGATCACAGATTCCATGGCAGAGCTGAGCCGATAA
- a CDS encoding protein-glutamate methylesterase/protein-glutamine glutaminase: MAQKIRVLIVDDSAVIRKLLEKIFSSSPDIEVVGTASDPYIARDKLVALKPDVMTLDVEMPRMDGISFLEKVMQHFPTRTIIFSSLAKTGSETYLRALEAGAIEIMEKPSIDVSQSLETLSHSIIEKVKAVAKARINPVKKVVTPGAPVQKVATSLARTTHQLIAVASSTGGTEALKVFLSGMPADIPGTLIVQHMPPGFTKSFADNLNNMFPFEVKEAQEGDQVVPGRVLIAPGNYHMEIHRSGAFYHVKLHQGPALHSVRPAADYMMKSVAKYVGKNALGVVLTGMGKDGAEGLLEMKNAGAYTVAQNEETCVVYGMPAAAVALGAADKILPLDKIAGDLLKQVQVRNAA; encoded by the coding sequence ATGGCGCAAAAAATTCGTGTTTTAATCGTTGATGACTCTGCGGTGATCCGTAAGCTCTTGGAAAAGATCTTCAGTTCTTCTCCGGATATTGAGGTCGTGGGTACCGCTTCAGATCCTTACATCGCACGTGACAAACTGGTGGCTTTGAAGCCCGATGTAATGACTTTGGATGTTGAGATGCCTCGTATGGACGGCATCAGCTTCCTAGAAAAAGTCATGCAGCACTTTCCAACGCGGACGATTATCTTTTCGAGCTTAGCTAAAACGGGTTCGGAAACTTATTTGCGTGCGTTGGAAGCGGGCGCGATTGAAATCATGGAAAAACCTTCCATTGACGTCAGCCAAAGCTTAGAGACGCTTTCACACTCGATTATCGAGAAAGTGAAAGCGGTTGCGAAGGCCCGCATCAATCCCGTGAAAAAAGTTGTGACGCCGGGAGCTCCTGTTCAAAAAGTGGCGACGTCACTGGCGCGTACAACGCATCAGTTGATCGCAGTGGCTTCTTCAACGGGTGGAACCGAGGCATTGAAAGTTTTTTTGTCGGGAATGCCAGCGGATATTCCTGGTACTTTGATTGTTCAACATATGCCGCCCGGATTTACGAAATCTTTCGCGGATAATTTGAACAACATGTTTCCTTTTGAAGTCAAAGAGGCTCAAGAAGGCGACCAAGTCGTTCCGGGTCGTGTATTGATCGCTCCAGGAAACTATCATATGGAAATCCATCGTAGTGGTGCCTTCTATCACGTGAAGCTTCATCAAGGGCCGGCATTGCACAGTGTGCGTCCTGCCGCAGACTATATGATGAAGTCCGTCGCGAAGTACGTAGGTAAGAATGCCTTGGGAGTAGTTTTGACGGGGATGGGTAAAGACGGTGCCGAAGGTCTTCTGGAAATGAAGAATGCCGGTGCTTACACTGTTGCTCAGAACGAAGAAACCTGCGTCGTGTACGGAATGCCCGCGGCGGCCGTAGCTTTGGGTGCGGCCGACAAGATTCTTCCTCTCGATAAGATTGCCGGCGATCTCTTGAAACAAGTTCAAGTTAGAAACGCTGCTTAA
- a CDS encoding CheR family methyltransferase, with product MTAVKKNELVGSLYDFEEIKLSDKMFTKFAEHMYQLAGVDLPLTPKNHALIRNRIVKLLRRHSLKSYEEYWTLLEKGGPDLTSEFISALTTNMTSFYRESNHFDFLQNIIPELAKKFGSDIRMWCAAASTGQEPYTIAMTACEALGETSSTKVRLLATDIDLQVLKKASVGTYEEREMQGLPPAQRVKYFEKVKANGDEFFRAKDSIHKMIRFAPFNLMNPKYEFQHKFHVIFCRNVLIYFDEQTTKKVIDNLVSCLAPGGYLILGHSESGNVKHTGLKPLSRAVYQKL from the coding sequence ATGACGGCTGTAAAAAAGAATGAATTAGTAGGATCTCTTTACGATTTTGAAGAGATCAAGCTTTCAGATAAAATGTTTACGAAGTTTGCTGAGCACATGTATCAATTGGCGGGTGTGGACCTTCCGTTGACGCCAAAGAATCATGCACTCATCCGCAATCGCATCGTGAAGCTTTTAAGAAGACACTCTTTGAAAAGTTACGAAGAGTATTGGACATTATTAGAAAAAGGCGGACCGGACTTAACGTCTGAATTTATTTCGGCGTTGACGACGAATATGACGTCTTTTTATCGCGAATCGAATCACTTCGATTTCCTTCAAAATATTATTCCTGAGCTGGCAAAAAAGTTTGGCTCGGACATTCGCATGTGGTGTGCCGCCGCAAGTACGGGCCAAGAGCCCTACACAATTGCGATGACAGCCTGTGAAGCTTTGGGCGAGACTTCATCTACAAAAGTGCGTCTTTTAGCAACCGACATTGATTTGCAGGTCTTAAAGAAGGCCTCTGTTGGTACTTATGAAGAGCGCGAAATGCAAGGTCTTCCTCCAGCTCAAAGAGTTAAGTACTTTGAGAAGGTGAAAGCCAATGGCGACGAGTTTTTCAGGGCCAAGGATTCTATCCACAAGATGATTCGCTTTGCTCCCTTCAATTTGATGAATCCCAAGTACGAATTTCAGCATAAGTTTCACGTGATCTTTTGCCGTAACGTCTTGATTTACTTTGATGAGCAGACCACGAAAAAGGTCATTGATAATTTGGTATCTTGCTTGGCGCCGGGTGGCTATTTGATTTTGGGCCATTCTGAGTCTGGAAACGTTAAGCATACTGGTTTGAAACCCCTTTCCAGAGCTGTTTACCAAAAGCTTTAA